The Lolium perenne isolate Kyuss_39 chromosome 6, Kyuss_2.0, whole genome shotgun sequence genome segment GTAATTTCGTCGAGCAACAGCATCACAACAAAGTAATTTGATCGAGCAATAGCAGCACAACAAAGTAATTTCGTCGAGCAACAGCAGCACAACCTAGCAGCACAACCTTTCTGTGGCacatttcgtcgagcactttgtgctcgcgcgggagaggaagagggaggggagaaagctcaccgacgacggcaggggtggaggagctcaccgatgacgacggcaggggcggaggaCGCGGCGAACTTTCCACCTTGACGCGAcgccggcccctcctccttgATGTGACGACCCCTCCTTGCTGTAgtggcttgtgctgctggtggcggggctaggtggagcgtggcggcatgcggccctcgctaAGGAAGGTGGCGGCGATGGCGATGGCAGCGCTCACCATGGAAGGCAGCGGCGCGCGGCGGTAGGGatcggagaggggagaggggtacGGGCGGTAGGGAGAGATGTACGGGTGAGGGAGGGGGTACGACATGATATAAGAGGCGCTAATTCTATGGCGCACCAGAACcactgcgccacagaatcaattatttctatggcgcaccggcaccagtgcgccacagaaacacttatttctgtggcgcaccctgtcctatgcgccacagaaatagtgaaacctATGATTGGGGGTggcagggtgtgggccccaccttgtttctgtggcgcatggattcTTGGTGCGCCAaaaaaataagctatttttgtggcgcaccgtgccAGGTGCGCTACAAAacagctttctgtggcgcatattagGCTAGTGCGTCACAAAAATAAGTTCTCACCTATAaggattttcctactagtgaaaAATTTGACTCGCACAGGGTTAGATTCTACTGGGAAGGCTTGGGGCCAAAGCGTAGATACCACTTGGTAAACTGGCCATCGGTGTGCCGGCCGAAAGAACTTGGGGGGTTGGGCATCACCAACTCAAGGCTCATGAATGTGTCGTTGATGTTGAAGTGGGTTTGGAAACTATACCAACCTGATAATGCGATCTGGGCTCAGATTATTAGACCCAAATATGCTTCAGCGGATGACATCTTTGTGGGGTCGTGCTAGACAGGCTCCCAATTTTGGCGTAGCATTCATAAAATCAAACACCTCTTTAAAGTGGGAGCCACAAATGTGGTGAAATACGGGCATCGTACAAGATTTTAGTTGGACCAGTGGGTTGGAACATACCTCTTAAGGACCATTTTCCGGGGTTATTCCTCATTTGCTATGTCCATGACATCATTGTGGCACATATTTGCGGGGTCAGAGGCCTATAGAATTCAGGCGACATCTTGATCAGGACGGTCAATACAATTGGCAGGAGTTCAGAGAGTTGATTGAGAGCACCATCCTTAGGGAAGGTCAGGATGAGGTGATCTAGAATATAGAACAATCTAGGGTGTACTCAGTCAGTTCTATGTATGCGAAATTGTCGCAAGGGGAGGTGGTTGCGCACTTCAAGGACGTGTGGGCTGCCAAAATTCCGCTCAAGATCCGCATTTTTTCTTGGCAACTTGTGCTAGACCGGTTGCCTTCTACTTGCAACCTAGCCTGTAGGCACGGTCCAGGCAATGGTTGTTGTGTTGTTTGTGGTAGGGTAGAGGATGCAGATCACATTTTCTCTCTTGCTCTCTGGCTCTTCTAGCCCGGTGTGTCTTGCAGGAGCTGCTGGGTTGCAATTGGTGCCTGGCATGATTTGCACAATTCTTTGCGAGCGCGTCTAACTATTTGAGCTGGTTTAGACGCTTGGTTTGGGTGTTGTTTGTTGCACAATGTTGGGCTTTGTGGCTGTGTAGGAAcaaactaaccattgaatctaaagTGTTTAGGCATTCGGCTGACATTGTTTTCAAAACCATGCTTTTCTTGCGGCTTTGGATGCCACTGGCGAGGCCCAAGGATCTTCCTTTCCCGCGGTGGACGCCAAACGGACTTAAGAGGCTTCACGCTGAGTTGATTGCTCCTGATGCGTAGTGTGTGGGTGCTCTGTGGTGTTCAATCTCTTAGGGGAGGTCGACCCCAGATTATGTCTTCCATACTTTGGCTAAGTTGTATGCCTCAGCTTGTATCCGTATTATGTGGTGAATCTTGCAGGGATTTATTGATTTAAAGTTGGGCACCGAGTGCTTTTTATATAAAAAAAAAGTGAAGCGAAAGCTTACAACTGGAGAAGTCAGGTGCATCTATCACCTTCTCCACCTTGTCAACATCATCGTCCCCTTATGGTTCCTTCTGTTGCCTCCCGCAGTCACAGCGTGAGTGTTATCGACGCAAGTGAAAATGCAGATATTGTTGACGGGAATTCTTTGAGTTTCTATAGACGTATTTTTTATGTCGATGTTGAGGTAGAAGAACATGATGTAGTCGTGGCCATTGTAGCCGCTAAAGCCGGAGGCGCCAAAAAAATGCACGATGTGTGCAgtagggttttaggttttgcgTGTCAGCGGTGGGTTTTTGTGTCATAGCGTGGCGGCGGTAGGGATCTACGATGGTGGTCGGTTTTTGTGTCATTGTATAGCGGCAATAGGTTTTTTTTGCGTCGGCGTAGCGGATCTGCGGTGATGGACGAAGGGTTTTTGGTTGTTAGTGGGAAGTTGAAAACCACGTGGTGTAGACCTTGGTGATGATTGTGTTGGCCATGTAGAACTTGACATTGATCTTAATGTAGCCGTACATCTTGATGTAGTTGTTCGCGTTGGTGATCTTGATGTAGTTGAGCGCTCCCTGTGAGCACCAATTTTCAACGGAGGGTCTTGATCTAGAAATTTATTTGGCTAATTTGGGTCTAATCTAGGAATTGGGGAATTTCGAAAATTGGATCTAATATAATCTAAGCACCAATCTAATCTTTAATTTTGATCGGGTTTCGCGTCCCCAAGAAGAAGATCTTTCCGAGAGCGGTGCAATGCGAAAGTGGTAAGGAACTTTAGGATCGGCGCCGCGAGGCTAACCACTCCGATATCATGAAGAAAATATACAATCCCtaacaatttttgttttattgaTATGACCCTCGTGGggtatatatagaggtacaaaGAGAGAGAATAAACTTGAGTACAAGATGATGAGTCCTAgtctaatcttttttttttttttgaggggagTCCTAGTCTAATCACACCCCTACGTATTATACTTCTAACATCCTCTAGGTCGTAATGGGAGGGAAGCGGATTATTGTGGCTGGATTTGAAGTCTCGCGCTTCTAttccaaagtcgtttcataaaaaatcgacttatcatgtgacgtgtgtaaaaaagataaaactaTATGCTAAAAATAATACTTGTCGCAAGATAAACTTTctcctttttacatagaccacaaaaattattgatttttcgtgaaatttgatgaacacacatatattatggagaagtacatgcatgattttttgtctacatttttgaaatttcaaaatatgattttttgagaaggagcatacgcacccgggagccgaattgaatttccgctaaGCTAGCCGTGTTTAAGTACCATCGAGCACAGCGGATGCAAAACACGCTGGAGAGTCGGAGAGAGGGACCATCGATTCGGTGACATTACACAAGGCACCGGCGCGTGAATGCATGGTTGGGTGATCCATTATTTCGCCTTACATGCCGGCAATGGGCTTTTAGTCTCCATGATTCAAATGAAATAGCCGTAATCTGTCGGTAGCTGTGTGTGCGCCTATCAGGCTATCACTACGGAAAAGCTGTGTTCTGCGCCGACTGCATTTTATCGAGGCCATTAGCACAGCTACTCTTCCCATCAGCCCGCCGGACGGACCATCAGCACAGGGAGTTCTGTGCTGACAACCGCCGTCGACACATTGTGGACCGTTGGCACATGCACTTACTGTGCCGATGGCTGCCCCGACGGCACAGAGGCCTACGCGTGTGCTTGGGAGCTGCGCCGTAACAGCAGGGTGACGACGTCAAGGGCGTGCCTACGGCCTAGCCGTCGGCACAAAGCCCTGAGTTTTTTTCCTCCACACACTCCTCGGTCGCCTTTTTAAGTTTCAAATGAATGGCAGAAAATgataaaaaataaaatattttgaaATCCCTGTATGTTACCCAGCCTGCTATTAGGGAAATTAACAAATTCAAATTTTGACTTTTAAAAAAAATCTCTGTAAAACGGCATTATCTTTTACACATACGTCGAAAAAATTGTATAACCTTTCAAAATGATTTTCTCAAAAAACTCCGATTTCAACAGCCTTCGGCCGACGGCATCCCCTGCTATGCGGACGGCTAGCGGCCGTGAGCACCTTGTGTGTTTCCCGTAGTGTATCCACAGCACTGTAGCCCCTCTTTTCTTCTTTCTCGTCATCGTCTCCTCCTCGTATAAGAGAACATTGGTAGACGAATCCAAACTTTGGTTGCGGGACAAGGGCTCAACTTTGGTGGCGAATCGTCATCTATCTCCTGTAACAGGCATCTCCCGCAGGTTCAGACATTCAGAAGAATTCAGGTCCTCGTTCGGACACCGAGGCTATAGCAGCACTATAGCATCTACTTTCCTTTATTTTCGAAATCTAATTCACATACTAATAAACTAGTATTGGATTCGCATGCAAACCATCATCATCCTACATTAACCTGTATAAATAACGTATAATAGCTTTAAGATTAAAAGATTGCATCTATTTTTCTGATAAAATTGCAGGACAGTACTGCAAGTGTATTTTTCTGACATCTAACCAAAATTTCAGTCAACCGAGGTGAGTATTATAAACGGACGCAGCAGTACCACCAACCCCTTGGTCCTTTTTTCATGATAATGAATAGCCATGACCTGGATATATATAGGACATCCACTTGAAAAGTCATCAATTTCCGAAATTCTGAAGTTTCTATAAAGATGGTGCTGACCTGGCCTCCCAGGTGGAACCCGGTCGGAGAGCTAGCTCCTCCACACCCGGTTGGAACTTGGAACGGAACAAAGATCCTGAGACTGAGATGGCCAACTTCTTCCACTCGGCAAGTTGGGTGTGGTTCACACGAATCTTCCTCGCAGAGAACTGATCAGGGAGGTCAAACGAAAAGGTAGCTAAGGCAATGACAAGACATACGCCACCACCAAATCCTATGTTGGATTATGTACAACTTGCTCCAGATTCTGAGGGTTTCTATCATCGGCAGCAGTAATGTACTACGCCGTCGGTCGCATCCTGCAGCGTTTCAGCGATCGGAAAGAGTTTTGAGACGGCTTTCGATCGGTGCCCAACAACCTCCCGAGGAAGAAAGATCGATATCGATCGGATGGCGTAGGGTACTCGGGATCTGAGTGCTGTTTCGAGACCAGGTTCATGGTAACGGTGTGGGGCTGGCTGTTTCGATCATTGGGCAATTTGGGCACCATCTCACCgtgcctctttttttttttttttttttttttttttttttttgaacacacACCGTGCGTCTTGTTAGTTGTTACACGTTATTAGTTGTAGGTAAGTGCATGTTGGAACTTATCCACAGACTGCATGGTGGGCTAGCTGCATTTCCTCAATCTTATTCGTATGCTTGATAGTCATCAGACGTATATTTCCGATGGTGTATGACTCTGACGGACGACTCTGTCATTTTGTACTGTCAGTCTTAGTCCCCGTCCGTGTGATTTCATGTCTATGTTTCGTGAGTCTAGTTGGTGGGTGCCTTCACCTGCAAGCTCTGGTGTGTGGACTCTGCATGGACAAATCACCCAACAGCACCCCGTTGCTTCGTGCAATTAACTAGCGTGCGTAAAAGCTCTGTCGCGTTGCTGTCCCACCCAAGTTCCTTTTCGTGTCTGCACAAAACTCTTCTTTAATCCTTGTGAATTTTCTGTATGTACTTATTCGTCGATACTGATTGATCTCTTGTGAAGGTTTAACTTTTTTTCCTCTTGTGGCTTGATGGTACGTGCGCTAAGACAAAAGTTAAAGACATGACAAGTCAGGCGTCCATCTTGATCAACTaatgatatactccctccggcccGAATTAATGGGCGTGGCCGTGTTTTAACCCGATTTTACGAAAACCCCCTTAATAGTTTAAATTCATTTCACAATTGGTCCAAATCAaggggtcttcttcttcctcgcgtctGGGCAGGCCGCGCGCTGCTGCCGTCGGCAGCTCCCCGGCGAGACGGAGTCCGCGCAGATCCGCTTGCAGTTGGGAGGCTCCCGCGGAGGAGTCGCGCCGGCCGGCCGCTTCCCGTTTCCCTGCCTAGGCCAGCCGCTTCCCCTTTCCCTTCCCTTGACGGCACCTCCACCATCGAGCACGGCCGCCGTCGGCCGTCGAGCTCCGGCCTCCTCTTTCTCAacaccctctccgccgccgctccgcctccgtcGGACGCACTCGTTGCCGCCCCTTCCGTGCCCATCGACGCTGCCCCTTCCGCGCCCCTCTGTGCtgtggtcctccttggacacgccTTTGCCTCGGTGAGTAATCCACCACaatacatgttgctcaagcttgtagTCATCTGACCTGTGTAGGAATGTATGAATTGGTCATTTGTCCAGCACTGTATTGACTCCCACCACGCGGGCATAAGTAGATCGTGCCCATAATTTGGTAACCATGTGCTTACTACAAATGTCAGATGTGCTTCAATGGTGATCGACAACTCATCAGGTACTTACTAAACAAAACACGGCTGCTTTCCGTGTACTCCTTCATCCCTCCCACCATGCGGCCACGCTCTGCGGCGACAAAAGATTGCTCTCGCAGCCACCACCAACCAAAAACTGCGCGGAGACGCGAAGCTCTGCACCAAATAATGGACGAGAATGTTTCAGAGAACAGGGCTAGGCGTTACTTTGTAATACTGTGCACATATTGGGTCAAGAAAATTGCAAATAAATTTACACCTTGATCTACATGCACAGCTACTTGCTGCTCCCTCTGCAGAAACAAACGAGGCAGTACTTGAGCCGCAACAAGCTCTGTGTCAACTCCAATGCTCACCCCTGTTGTCTCTGGCATCCAGGTCTTTCTCTCCATCCACAGAGTCTAACGTATCCTGCAAAGCATCAGACGTGAACCTGTTAGTTTCAACAATGGGTACCAACTCTGGAAACATGTCAGGAAATGGCTAGGAAATGTCAGGAAATGGAGAAGCATGGTATATTGAAAAAGGAGCAAACAAATGTAAAGTAGAAGCATGGTATATTGCAAAAGTCATTAGTATTTGCATCTTGTAGTCACTGATGGTCTCACCACTGCAGAGTCATTAGTATTTGCATCTTGTAGTCAGCTCCCTGGCAACTAGAACACTTCATTGAAGCCCCCAGACTTTCAGCCCTTGCTGTAGAAAGAACACGCTACAGTGAGATTTTAGAGAACACGGTACAGTGAGATTTCAGAACCAACAGGCTGTACTACATGCGAGGTTACACAAGGAAGCAGACTGGTAGACTGATGGCATATACTGGTAGATTGCAATGACAGAGACAAGGAGTAATAGATTGATGGCATAGTGCCAGCCATATATCACCATTCATTTTGTTACCTGGACTATGATTTTGAGGTGTCAGTATTTTGAGGTGCCATATTATCACCATGCAACATCTGGAGTACTAAACTTCAGGTTGTGTTGATGTTTAATTCCATCAGTTCTTAGTGCAGTTAGCTTAAGCACTTCCCCGTGACTAGTAGCTTACCTGACAATCCGCTTGATTTCCGGAAGGTGCTTTTACCACTCCTTGACAGCATCTAGATATTCTTCCTTTTTGTGTTCCCTTGGAAGAATCTGCAAAACAAATTTCTTTGTTGATTACAACTGACAAACATGTTGCTCATTGATGCAGGATATAGAGATGGGCCTGGATCTCAATGTGAGactagaagaggaggaggatagagggttgtacctagatctcaacatcacaccacaagaagaagaagaacatgtTGTGCTCCCAGACCATAttcccgaagaacaagaagaaaatgaggaggaagaggaagaacatGTTGTGCACCCAGACATATTtcccgaggaagaagaagaacatgtTCCGCAGAGGCACCGTACAGATGTACCAGAGGGTCATAAATTCGCAGCATATATTGCGTTGAAAGCTCTCAGCAAATATAAAACAATTGAGAAGGCAGATAAAGAACTTGTGGCTCAACTTTTAAAAACAAGTCTTAGAACCGTCGAGAAGGCATGGAAGAAGGCACTCGGTCAAGAGGAAGAAAATGAAGAACCTGATTTTTCAAACAAGCGAAAGGGCAGATGTGGTCGAAAGAGGAAAGCGCTTAATCTCTCTGAAAGGGTGCCTCAGGTTGCACTCAACAAAAGGGGTACATTGAGAGCGTTGGCAAGGTCCCTGGATATCCCTTATTCTACACTACAAAGACGGTTAACATGGGGCGAGTTAAGGCGCCACACCAGCAGCCTCAAGCCATTTCAATCTAAGGAAAACAAGATCAAACGGCTCAAGTTCTGCATTTCAATGGTTGATGAAACaacgacaacaacaacaacaacaacaaatgcAATGCCTTTGTTCAAAAAGATGGAGAACATAATTCACATAGACGAAAAATGGTTTGATATGACCAAAAGAACTCGAACGTACTACCTCCTTCCAGAAGAAGAAGATCCTGTGCGCACTATTCAAAACAAGAACAGTATTGGCAAAGTCATGTTCTTAACTGCGGTTGCGAAACCCAGACATGATGCGCAAGGAAATGTAACGTTCGATGGAAAGGTAGGAATATGGGCCTTTGTCACTGAAAGTGCAGCTAAATACAACTCCAAGAATAGGACAAAAGGCACCATGGAACTAAAGACAATCAATGTTACTAGAGATGTCATGCGGGAATATCTCTGTGAAAAAGTAATTCCAGCAATCGCAGAACTATGGCCCGACGATGGTCATGGGGAAACAATCTGGATACAACAAGACAATGCTAGAACGCATGTTCTGCCAGATGATCCCGCATTTCTGGCTGCCGTTAAAGATTCAGGACTGGATATCAAGTTGACTTACCAACCTCCAAATTCACCTGACTTGAATGTCCTAGATCTTTGCTTTTTCAGGTCAATTCAGTCCCTAGCATTTGAGAGTGCACCTAACACTCTGAAAGAACTGATAGAATCTGTTGAACAAGCTTACGATGCTTACAAGGTGGATACACTTGAGAAAGTGTTTATAACCTTGCAAACTGTCTTGGTAGAGGTTATGAAAGACGAAGGTGGAAACAACTACAAGCCACCCCACATGGGCAAGGACAAACTCAAAAAGGAGGGAAAGTTGTCTGACACACTAGAAGTTGACGACAAACTCTATCAAAAAACCTTGGAGCTGATAGCCAACTATGAGCAACAATGCACACTACAAAACCTGGCAGCATTGGCTCAACAAGAGGAGCAAGAGGAGAAGAAGATCAAAGGAAAACAACCAGCCAAAGCATCAAAGAGAAAATTCCCCCAAGTAATTGTCGATGATCACATAATTATCCCAGGAAACACATATGAGACATGGTTGAATGACCCATCAAGCCTTATCCGTCAATGGCGTCGAGTCGAGACACGGACAATTAACCTCATCCGGGAAACAAAAATAGGCGAATTCCAAGCTTCAATACAGGAGAAGCTCGGATAAGGAGGGCGCAAACAAATGTAAAGTACAAGCATGGTATATTGCAAAAAAATGTAAAGGTGAAAGATGGTTGTAATTGTGTTGGCTGTAAAGTATAAAGTAGAAGCATGGAGTATATAATTGGTCGACCAAGGATAAGCTCGGCTAAGGATGGCACAAACAAACAGCTAGTCCTCCTAAAATAGCTGGCATGTAGTACTGTAAGAGCTTGTTTAGTACATTGAACAAGGTGAAAGATGGCTGAAACAAGGTGGAGTATATAATTATGTTCGCTATAATTGTTTGAACATTATGCAATGTAAAGGTGAAAGATGGTTGTATATTATTGATGGCATATACTGGCAAGATCTTACACATAGTGCTTATAATTATCCCAGATTTACACTAATTAAGCAAGATCTTACACATAGTGCTTATAATTATCCCAGATTTACACTAATTAATCTATACAGGGAAACCACTACTGCAAATATAGAATAAACAAGCTTTTACAGTACTCAAGAAAACCCAACGTTCATGTCCTAAAGCACGAACAACGTCCATGACAGGAGTTGGTATGCAACAATAACACATCCCAATATGTCAAATCAAGACCAGCGTCAAAGGCGAAACAAGCTCTTACAATGCTCATGCAAGGTTACACAAGGAAGCAGGCTACTTACCCATTGCTGCGGCATCACAAGCATCCATCACCACACCCACAGCAGCGGCAACCTTGACGACCCACAAAACAGGCAAGACCAAAAGCATCCGCTCAGCCAGGCCGCATCCTCCTCctactactcctcctcctcctcctcctcatcttccaacGCCACCGCAACAACCTGCACATTGCAAAAACGCCAATGAGCAAACCAGGCATGTCCGCCTGCACGCGGGCAGCAACGATGCTAGTACCAGATGATCATCTACACGGTCGATCGAGACCAACAAGTATAGCACACAAACCAATACATGTATACAGAAAATCCTTCTACCAGACACACAGACCAACCTGTCAGTCCTAAACATCAGCTTTTGAAACAAACGGGAGGAGACCAAGTCTGTACTTTTCCAACAAACTGCAATTTCAAACTGTACAAGTATACTGAGAAACAAGCTGCGGTACATGCTTCCAACAGCTGGACAATTTGTAACAGCAAAACAGAGATAACTTAAATCATTCTAAACTAAAAGCTTCCTGGAGCTCTACCTCTTGTCCATGTAAACAGAAACTTAAATCATTCCAACCAAAACAGAAAGCAAAACAAGGAGTACATGTAAACTAGCTCCGATCCTCTACAAGGCCAGCTGTTCTGAATCTAACACCACAGAGCGTTCTGGCCCAGCAGCAAACACAAATAAACTGGATACCTGGATACCCTGCTTAACCATCTTCTAGTGCTGGTACTTGGAGGCCGGATCACTAGGGTACATACATACAGTGATCAGGCAGCCATGTTCTGAATCTAGCACTGCAGAGCGTTCTGGACCCAGCAGTTTCGATGCCAGCTTACTAATTTACCATCATTGAATTTAACGCATGCAAACAATGAAAAAGGATATTCCATTGACGAATTCAAAGGAGCAACGCAGAGGATATGGCGCGCCGCCGTACCTTGCGGCGGGAACTCCGGGTAGTACATGGGCCGCTCGGGGATCACCGTGTTCTGCAGCATCTGCACGCGTGCGCCCAACGAGTCCAGAATCGCGGTAAGTTCAGTAGCCGAAGCAAGCTACAGTGCACAAATAGAGGGGAGGGGTGCAGAATTGAGGATAGTAGTACCTGCGTCATGTTGTTCTGTTTCTTGAGGGCGGAGAGGACGAGGGGGCCGAGGAGGCGGGACTCGAGGAGCCAGACGAAGGCCCTGAGGCCGAAGCCCGTGAGGTGCGGCGCCTGCATCGGCCGCGGCTCGTAGCGCACGGCGGCGATGTCGACCTCCGCCACCGGCGCCATCGCCCGCGGCTGCCCCTTGGCCTTGGAGTTTGATCCGCCGCCCATCTTGGCTGCCCTGTGGG includes the following:
- the LOC127305615 gene encoding fatty acid amide hydrolase is translated as MGGGSNSKAKGQPRAMAPVAEVDIAAVRYEPRPMQAPHLTGFGLRAFVWLLESRLLGPLVLSALKKQNNMTQMLQNTVIPERPMYYPEFPPQGCCGGVGR